The genomic stretch CCCCGCCACCTCGCCCGAGGAGCGAGCGGACGCCGTACGGCAGCTCGCGTCGCTGCCGCGCGACTCCAGCCCATCACGGCGGCGCAGCCGTGACATGGTCGACGGCCGGCCACGAGGGGCGCTCACCCGCTTCGGGCTCTCGCGCGTGCGGTTCCGCCAGATGGCACATGAGGGGCAGCTCCCCGGCATTCGCAAAGCGTCGTGGTGACGGAGCGCATTGCCGCGCTCGGGTGCCCGTGAAAGCATCTGCGCATGCGAGACGGTGCCATCGAGCGCTATGAGGCGGCCGGGGAGCTGTTCAAGGCGCTGTCGTCGCCGATCCGCCTGGCCATCGTCGACCTGCTCGCGGCCGAGCCTCGCTATGTGCACCAGCTGGTCGAGCTGACCGGCCTCACCCAGCCCCACGTGTCGCAGCATCTCCGCGTGCTCCGCATGGCCGGAGTGGTCCGCGGCGTGCGGCAGAGCCGCGAGATCGCCTACACCCTGCGCGACGACCACGTGGCCCACATCGTGCGGGACGCGCTCGCGCACGCCGGGGAGG from Paractinoplanes brasiliensis encodes the following:
- a CDS encoding ArsR/SmtB family transcription factor; this translates as MRDGAIERYEAAGELFKALSSPIRLAIVDLLAAEPRYVHQLVELTGLTQPHVSQHLRVLRMAGVVRGVRQSREIAYTLRDDHVAHIVRDALAHAGEGWRHAPDRDSGPT
- the rpsN gene encoding 30S ribosomal protein S14, which produces MARRALIEREKRRASLTARHFERRAELKRLIAAPATSPEERADAVRQLASLPRDSSPSRRRSRDMVDGRPRGALTRFGLSRVRFRQMAHEGQLPGIRKASW